The Anaerolineales bacterium genome contains a region encoding:
- a CDS encoding LysE family translocator encodes MLSYILQGITYGFAAAVQPGPLQAYIILQALKNGWRRSLVYAFVPLLSDLPIIVLVVGVLAAIPHAWVTALQLVGGAFLLYLAWKAFRAARHLAQNPVGEGAPSRGLFQAVLINLLNPNPYLFWGLITGPILLTGWKESPANGIAMLAAFYLVMILFNALIILVVSIAHRFNPRLRQWLMIASAIGLAAFGVYQVWMGVTGRT; translated from the coding sequence ATGTTAAGCTACATTCTTCAAGGCATCACCTACGGCTTCGCTGCCGCGGTCCAGCCCGGGCCGTTGCAGGCCTACATCATCCTTCAGGCGCTCAAGAACGGCTGGCGGCGTTCGCTCGTCTACGCGTTCGTTCCGCTGTTGAGCGACTTACCGATCATCGTGTTGGTGGTGGGCGTGCTGGCGGCGATTCCGCATGCCTGGGTCACCGCGCTGCAACTCGTCGGCGGCGCTTTCCTGCTCTACCTGGCATGGAAGGCGTTCCGCGCCGCACGCCATTTGGCGCAGAATCCCGTAGGCGAGGGGGCACCATCCCGGGGCCTTTTCCAAGCGGTTCTTATCAATCTGCTCAATCCCAACCCGTACCTTTTTTGGGGGTTGATCACCGGGCCGATCCTGCTCACCGGATGGAAGGAATCGCCCGCGAACGGAATCGCGATGCTGGCGGCGTTCTACCTGGTGATGATCCTGTTTAATGCGCTGATCATCCTCGTGGTTTCGATCGCCCACCGGTTCAACCCGCGTCTGCGCCAATGGCTGATGATTGCCTCGGCGATCGGCTTGGCGGCGTTCGGCGTGTACCAAGTTTGGATGGGGGTTACGGGGCGGACCTGA